TCGAGCTACCGGCGTCGATCACCACGCAGCTCCCACTGAACTCGGCTATCCGTGTCGCCTCGCTCGAAGAGTTCAACGAAGTGATGAGACGTGTTCACCTCCCGGCACTGGAACGGATCGGCGACCGGATCGAAGCGACCGATCGATCCGTGATCGAATCCTACGGAGCCATCGCTCGTCCGATCACGACGCTGGAACCCGATGCAGTCGCAGTCGTCGAACCCGGGATCGTGCGGATTTACGACGGTGCGCGGTACGCGAAGGCGTGTACGGTAGCCAGCGGGAGCGCACGGGAAGGACGACTCGAAGTGCCGGTCGATCGGGTGGTCGATCTCATCGAACGGCAAGCGACCGTCGAACTCCCAGCACTCGACAGCGAAACGCAAGCCAAACCCGAACGGATCGCAAACGCGTACGCACCGGCGTACGACGCCCTGTGTACGACGGCACGAGAGACCTAATACATCTCCGCCGCTTGGCGCGCCAGTTGGATGTCGCGGTACGGATCGGAACGCACACTCTGACCGTGACCGGTGTGCATCTCCGATAGCGAGGTATCGGCTGTATCGAGAACGCGGTCGATGCTTCGGATGAGCTGTTTGCGGTCACCTTCTTCGAGATCCGTACGCCCGAAGCTCCCGCCCGCAAAAACGAGATCACCCGCGAACAGGATACCCGGAGCAGCTGCATAGAAACAGAGATGGTCGTTTTTGTGGCCCGGCGTGTGCAACGCGGTGTACGTGTGATCACCTAGCTGAACACTGTCACCATCGTCGATCGCGTTGTCGACACCGGCCTGATCAGTGTCAAATCCCCACGCTGAAACGCCAAAGGACGTTTTTACTTCCGAAAGATTGCCGATGTGATCCGGATGTGTATGAGTGAGCACGACCGCATCGATGTCCGATACGTGGTCACGAATTCGGGCGGACGCGTCGAATCCGCTCCCCGGATCGACGACGACCGTCCGCTCTCCTGAAAGGAGAAACGCATTGCTCGTAAATCCCTGTTCCCCCTGCGCGAGATTCGTGATTTCCGTCATACACCCAGTACAATAGATGG
The sequence above is drawn from the Halocatena salina genome and encodes:
- a CDS encoding MBL fold metallo-hydrolase, translated to MTEITNLAQGEQGFTSNAFLLSGERTVVVDPGSGFDASARIRDHVSDIDAVVLTHTHPDHIGNLSEVKTSFGVSAWGFDTDQAGVDNAIDDGDSVQLGDHTYTALHTPGHKNDHLCFYAAAPGILFAGDLVFAGGSFGRTDLEEGDRKQLIRSIDRVLDTADTSLSEMHTGHGQSVRSDPYRDIQLARQAAEMY
- a CDS encoding ATPase, which produces MQLLVAGSTQVDAGKTTFSVGLLDHVGGTGFKPRAGNDYWFDHDDYCHATTAGRLYGKDARRLAAVNDDRSPETINPIHRLWQPSPGPNEGLLGRTDREFVVDRVGWDDPTYVVNDTVELPASITTQLPLNSAIRVASLEEFNEVMRRVHLPALERIGDRIEATDRSVIESYGAIARPITTLEPDAVAVVEPGIVRIYDGARYAKACTVASGSAREGRLEVPVDRVVDLIERQATVELPALDSETQAKPERIANAYAPAYDALCTTARET